In Excalfactoria chinensis isolate bCotChi1 chromosome 5, bCotChi1.hap2, whole genome shotgun sequence, a single genomic region encodes these proteins:
- the LOC140253423 gene encoding heme-binding protein 2-like, with product METGGCRMSGAEPSGPAAITLEELDGMAEESPDSAYHSHGSSLEEEAAERMDDEEQERLLSYWQSVGRGHQVDVPRDMAEPIQQLTRNNSPQERQSIPFTLIQRKEKLGDLLYEKRQYGKAKWACIKMKEKQYEQSICLGFMKLMRYICEQNSSGLYLGITIPIVTIVHTNESQSEMRQAVTVAYYLPELLQDQPPHPFDSDIIIEEWPSTIVYSRSFRGITNEDSIMREINLLAEILESPELCLQDTFIIAGYTNPAAANRHNEIWFLQRP from the exons ATGGAGACGGGCGGCTGCCGCATGAGCGGCGCGGAGCCGAGCGGCCCGGCCGCCATCACGCTGGAGGAGCTGGACGGCATGGCGGAGGAGAGCCCCGACTCGGCGTACCACAGCCACGgcagcagcctggaggaggaggcggccgAGCGCATGGACGACGAGGAGCAGGAGCGGCTGCTGAGCTACTGGCAGAGCGTGGGCAGGGGGCACCAGGTGGACGTGCCCCGCG ATATGGCAGAGCCCATCCAGCAGCTGACCCGAaacaacagcccccaggagcgGCAGAGCATCCCATTCACCCTCATCCAGCGCAAAGAAAAG CTCGGAGACCTGCTCTATGAAAAGCGTCAGTACGGGAAGGCCAAGTGGGCCTGCATAAAGATGAAGGAGAAGCAGTACGAGCAGAGCATCTGCCTGGGCTTCATGAAGCTCATGAGGTACATCTGTGAGCAGAACTCCTCAG GGCTGTACCTGGGGATAACCATCCCCATCGTGACCATCGTGCACACCAACGAGTCTCAGTCGGAGATGCGGCAGGCAGTGACGGTGGCATACTACCTGCCCGAGCTGCTGCAGGATCAGCCACCTCACCCCTTTGACTCCGACATCATCATTGAAGAATGGCCTTCTACTATTGTTTATAGTAG GAGCTTCCGAGGGATCACCAACGAGGACTCCATCATGAGAGAGATAAACCTGCTGGCAGAAATCCTGGAGAGCCCcgagctgtgcctgcaggacACCTTCATCATCGCCGGCTACACAAACCCCGCTGCTGCCAACAGACACAACGAGATCTGGTTCCTGCAGAGGCCGTAG